DNA from Pseudomonas mendocina:
GCGCACACGCATTTTCGTTCCAGCCGGCTGGCGTTGATTCTACTGGCTGGTGCAGTGCTCTGGCTGCTGCCCATGGGCCTGCTGACCCTGGCGTTTGGCTGGCAGGGCACGTTGACGCAGATGGGTTGGTTCTTCACCAAGGCGGCGCTGCTCACCTTCGGCGGCGCCTACGCGGTGCTGCCCTATGTGTACCAGGGCGCCATCGAGCACTACGGCTGGCTGACGCCCCGGCAGATGATCGATGGCCTGGCGCTGGGCGAGACCACGCCGGGGCCGTTGATCATGGTGGTGGCGTTTGTCGCGTTCGTCGGCGCTTACGGCCAGCCAGTGTTCGGTGGCGATTCGGCCTTCGCCAGCGGTGCGCTGGCGGCGGTGCTGGTTACCTGGTTCACCTTCCTGCCGTCGTTTCTGTTCATCCTTGCTGGCGGGCCGCTGGTGGAGTCGACCCATGGGAAGTTGACGTTCACCGCGCCGCTGACCGGCATCACCGCTGCGGTGGTCGGGGTGATCCTCAATCTGGCGTTGTTCTTTGGTTATCACGTGCTCTGGCCGCAGGGCTTTGCCGGTGCGTTCGATTGGGTGTCGGCGTTAATTACCCTCGGTGCGGCGTTGGCCCTGTTCGCTTTCAAGCGTGGGGTGATCGAGACGTTGATGGCCTGTGCGTTGGTGGGGTTGGTGGTTCGGTTGTTGGGTTGAGTGGTTGGGCTTGCGAGCGCTTGGTGGGTTACGCGGCGCTTGAGGTGGGTGCGCGGCTGTTTGAGCGGTGTTTTGCGCCGCTAACCCACCCTACGGGAGCGCGCTGCCAGGGCTTTGTGGGAGGGGCTTTAGCCGCGACGCATGAATAAGTCGCCGCTGAAGCGCCTCCCACAGGGCTGATCCCACTGCATCAATACGATTTCTTTACGCCCCGGCGGCGGGGCGGCAATCGAATCTTTACGGCCAGCCTTTCGACAATGCTCGCGAGCGGATTCCCCGCATCGTGGAGCTTTGCACATGAACGCAATCGATGGTGTGTCGCTGATCCTGGTGGTCGGCCTCTTCGCCTACCTGCTGGTGGCGCTGCTCACCGCAGGGCGTGGTTGAGGAGACGGCCATGTATGACTACGACTGGCTGCTGCTGGCGGCTTTCTCTGTGCTGGTGCTGGCACCGGCCCCTTTTCTCGGGCGCTACTTCTACCGCGTGATGGAGGGCCAGCGTACTTGGCTCAGCCCCGTGCTGCTGCCGGTGGAGCGCCTGTGCTACCGCGTGGCCGGCGTCGACTCGGAGCAGGAGCAGAGTTGGCGCGGCTACGCCTTAGCGCTGCTGGCCTTCACCCTTATCTGCCTGCTGGCGCTGATGAGCATTCTGTTGCTGCAGGGCGGCTTGCCGCTCAACCCGCAGCAGCTCGCCGGGCTGAGCCTGCCGCTGGCGTTCAACACGGCGGTGAGCTTCGTTACCAACACCAACTGGCAGGCCTACAGCGGTGAGGCGCAGCTGAGCTATTTCAGCCAGATGCTCGGCCTCGGGGTGCAGAACTTCGTTAGCCCGGCAGTGGGCCTGGCAGTGTTGGTGGTGCTGTGCCGGGGGTTGGCGCGACAGTCCAGCGACCGCCTGGGCAATTTCTGGGTCGATATCACCCGCGCCGTGCTCTACGGCCTGTTGCCGCTGTGCCTGGTGCTGGCCGTGCTGCTGGTGTGGCAGGGCGTACCGCAGAATTTCAGCGATTACATCTCCGCCACCACCCTGCAGGGCAGTCAGCAGACCTTGCCGATGGGGCCGGCGGCCAGCCAGATCGCCATCAAGCAACTGGGCACCAACGGCGGCGGCTTCTTCGGCGTCAACTCGGCGCACCCGTTCGAGAACCCCACGGCGCTGAGCAACCTGCTGGAGCTGGTGTCGATCCTGCTGATCCCGGCGGCACTGGTGTTCACCTTCGGCCATTACGTGCGTGACCTGCGTCAGAGCCGGGCGATCCTGGCCAGCATGCTGCTGCTGTTCGTCATCGGCCTTGGCGTGTGCGCCTGGGCGGAGTTGCAGCCGAACCCGGCGCTGGCGGGGCTGCCCATCGAGCAGGTGGGCTCGCTGGAGGGTAAGGAGGCGCGCTTCGGCAGCTTCGCTTCGGCGCTCTGGGCGGCTACCACCACGGCAGCGTCCAACGGTTCGGTGAACGCCATGCACGACAGCTTCAGCGCCCTCGGCGGGCTGGTGCCGCTGGTCAACATGCTGCTCGGCGAGATCATCTTCGGCGGCATTGGCGCGGGCCTCTACGGCATGCTGCTGTTCGTGTTGATCGCGGTGTTCCTCGCCGGGCTGATGATCGGCCGCACCCCAGCCTACCTGGGCAAGAAACTGGAGGCGCGCGAGGTACGGCTGATGGTTGCCACGTTGCTGGTGATGCCGGTCGGCGTGCTGGTGTTCGGCGCCCTGGCGGTGAGTTTCGCCGGGCCGGCGGCATCCATCGGCAACCCCGGCCCGCACGGCTTCAGCCAGGCGCTGTATGCCTACGGTTCGGCCACCGGCAACAATGGTTCGGCCTTCGCCGGCTTCACCGCCGACACCCCCTACCACAACCTGATGCTCGGCCTGGCCATGCTGCTCGGGCGCTTCGGCTACATCCTGCCGGTGCTGGCGATTGCCGGCAGCCTGGCGGCCAAGCGCGCCGCGCCGCAGGGGCAGAACAGCTTCCCCACCCATGGGCCGCTGTTCGTCGTGCTGCTGACGTTGACCATCCTCCTGGTGGGTGGCCTGACCTTCATGCCGGCGCTGGCCCTGGGCCCGCTGGCCGAACACCTGGCGTTCTGAAGGAGAAACCGTGATGAATGCCCCCGTAACGGCGCAACGCAGCGCCAAGTCGTCCAGCAGCCAGCCACAGACCGGCCTCGGCGCGCTGTGGCGCCCGGCCCTCAAGCAGGCCTTCGTCAAACTCGACCCACGGCAACTGGTGCGCTCGCCAGTGATGCTGGTGGTGGAGCTGACAGCGCTGGTCACCAGCGTGCTGTGCTTCGTCCCCAACCCTGCGGTGAGCACCGCCCTGGGCGTGCAGATCGCGCTGTGGCTGTGGTTCACCGTGCTCTTCGCCAACTTCGCCGAGGCCTTGGCTGAGGGGCGTGGCAAGGCTCGCGCCGACAGCCTGAAGTCCGGCAGTCAGGGCTTGATGGCGAACAAACAGGTCGGCGCGCAGTTTCAGTCCGTACCGGCCAGCAGCCTGCGCAAGGGCGATGTGGTGCGGGTCGAGGCCGGTGAATTGATCCCCGGCGACGGCGAGGTGATCGAAGGTGTGGCGGCGGTCAACGAAGCGGCGATTACCGGCGAGTCCGCGCCGGTGATCCGCGAGTCCGGCGGCGATCGTTCGGCAGTCACCGGCAACACCCGCCTGGTCTCGGACTGGCTGCTGGTGCGCATCAGCGCCAACCCCGGCGAGTCCACCCTCGACCGCATGATCGCTCTGGTCGAAGGCGCGCGCCGGCAGAAGACGCCCAACGAGGTGGCGCTGGATATCCTGCTGATCGGCCTGACCCTGATCTTCCTGCTGGTGGTGGCCACGCTGCAGCCGTTCGCCCGCTTTGCCGGTGGCGACCTGCCGTTGATCTACCTGGCGGCGCTGCTGGTGACGCTGATCCCCACCACCATCGGCGGCCTGCTCTCGGCCATCGGCATCGCCGGCATGGATCGCCTGGTGCGCCTGAACGTCATCGCCAAGTCCGGCCGCGCCGTGGAGGCAGCCGGCGATGTGCACACCCTGCTGTTGGACAAGACCGGCACCATCACCTTCGGCAACCGCCGTTGCAGCGCCATGGTCAAGGCGCCGGGCGTGGCCACGCCGGAGCTGGCCGAGGCGGCGCTGCTGGCCTCGCAGGGCGACGACACGCCGGAGGGCAAGTCGATCGTCGAATACCTGGCCTCGTTGCACCCGATGGAAGCGCCCGAGCGCAGCGGCATGACGCTGATCGCCTTCAGCGCCGAGACGCGCCTGTCCGGTGCCGACGTGAACGGTGTGGCCTACCGCAAGGGCGCGGTGGACGCCGTGCTGGCCTACCTCGGCCTGGGCCGTAGTGATTTGCCGGCGCCGCTGGCCCGTGAGGTGGAGAAAATCGCCCAGAGTGGCGGCACGCCGTTGCTGGTGGCCGGGGCCGGGCGCCTGCTCGGCGCCATCCACCTCAAGGACGTGGTCAAGCCGGGCATTCGCGAGCGTTTCGCCGAGCTGCGCGCCATGGGCATCCGCACCG
Protein-coding regions in this window:
- the chrA gene encoding chromate efflux transporter → MSDSPERPAPVSLLQAFWFWLKLGLISFGGPAGQISIMHQELVEKRRWLSERRFLHALNYCMLLPGPEAQQLATSIGWLMHRTWGGVIAGALFVLPSLLILIVLSWVYLVFGDVPLVAGIFYGIKPAVTAIVLQAAWRIGGRVLKNAWLWAIAAAAFVAIFALQLPFPLIVLGAALVGYIGGRLAPQHFAVGAGHGEAGGAHAPALIDDETRLAHTHFRSSRLALILLAGAVLWLLPMGLLTLAFGWQGTLTQMGWFFTKAALLTFGGAYAVLPYVYQGAIEHYGWLTPRQMIDGLALGETTPGPLIMVVAFVAFVGAYGQPVFGGDSAFASGALAAVLVTWFTFLPSFLFILAGGPLVESTHGKLTFTAPLTGITAAVVGVILNLALFFGYHVLWPQGFAGAFDWVSALITLGAALALFAFKRGVIETLMACALVGLVVRLLG
- the kdpF gene encoding K(+)-transporting ATPase subunit F, with product MNAIDGVSLILVVGLFAYLLVALLTAGRG
- the kdpA gene encoding potassium-transporting ATPase subunit KdpA — protein: MYDYDWLLLAAFSVLVLAPAPFLGRYFYRVMEGQRTWLSPVLLPVERLCYRVAGVDSEQEQSWRGYALALLAFTLICLLALMSILLLQGGLPLNPQQLAGLSLPLAFNTAVSFVTNTNWQAYSGEAQLSYFSQMLGLGVQNFVSPAVGLAVLVVLCRGLARQSSDRLGNFWVDITRAVLYGLLPLCLVLAVLLVWQGVPQNFSDYISATTLQGSQQTLPMGPAASQIAIKQLGTNGGGFFGVNSAHPFENPTALSNLLELVSILLIPAALVFTFGHYVRDLRQSRAILASMLLLFVIGLGVCAWAELQPNPALAGLPIEQVGSLEGKEARFGSFASALWAATTTAASNGSVNAMHDSFSALGGLVPLVNMLLGEIIFGGIGAGLYGMLLFVLIAVFLAGLMIGRTPAYLGKKLEAREVRLMVATLLVMPVGVLVFGALAVSFAGPAASIGNPGPHGFSQALYAYGSATGNNGSAFAGFTADTPYHNLMLGLAMLLGRFGYILPVLAIAGSLAAKRAAPQGQNSFPTHGPLFVVLLTLTILLVGGLTFMPALALGPLAEHLAF
- the kdpB gene encoding potassium-transporting ATPase subunit KdpB, yielding MNAPVTAQRSAKSSSSQPQTGLGALWRPALKQAFVKLDPRQLVRSPVMLVVELTALVTSVLCFVPNPAVSTALGVQIALWLWFTVLFANFAEALAEGRGKARADSLKSGSQGLMANKQVGAQFQSVPASSLRKGDVVRVEAGELIPGDGEVIEGVAAVNEAAITGESAPVIRESGGDRSAVTGNTRLVSDWLLVRISANPGESTLDRMIALVEGARRQKTPNEVALDILLIGLTLIFLLVVATLQPFARFAGGDLPLIYLAALLVTLIPTTIGGLLSAIGIAGMDRLVRLNVIAKSGRAVEAAGDVHTLLLDKTGTITFGNRRCSAMVKAPGVATPELAEAALLASQGDDTPEGKSIVEYLASLHPMEAPERSGMTLIAFSAETRLSGADVNGVAYRKGAVDAVLAYLGLGRSDLPAPLAREVEKIAQSGGTPLLVAGAGRLLGAIHLKDVVKPGIRERFAELRAMGIRTVMVTGDNSLTAAAIAAEAGVDDVIAEATPEKKLSRIRAEQAEGKLVAMCGDGANDAPALAQADVGLAMNDGTQAAREAANLVDLDSDPTKLIDVVQVGKELLVTRGALTTFSVANDVAKYFAILPALFAGIYPQLGTLNLMQLHSPQSAILSAIVFNALIIVALIPLALRGVRVQALDAGQLLRRNLLIYGLGGLVAPFVGIKLLDLLLVGLGWV